GCGGTAAAATAAAGACGCTATGACTGTCAGCAAAATTATTACGAACTTGCTGTGCTCCTTGCCAGTCAATTTCAAGGATGACGTCGAATCCTTGAAGTAACTGCGCCTGCACCGCCGATGCGGACGTGCCGTAGAAATTGTCAAACACGTTGGCTGACTCCATAAATTCACCGGCATCTCGCATCTGCCCGAAGGTAGCCATATCGACAAAATGATAATCTTGTCCATCAATTTCACCTGCGCGTGCTGGACGCGTTGTATGCGACACCGACAGCCGAACTTGTGGCTGCGTGCTAACCAGGGCATTGACCAGACTGGTTTTTCCGGCACCGGACGGTGCAGCAACAATAAACAGATTTCCGGACATGTTAAAACCTTGGATTTGGGCGATGAATAGCTTGTTTAATGACGCAAACAATACTGGTTTCTGCTTTTTTGCGCCAGTCTCAACAGGATCCGGTAAACAAGACAATGGCTACCATCACCATTCCTTTGCTATCTCGTAAAATTTTGTTAACGCCCCTTTTTATTGAAAATAAATCTCATTATCATTTTATAACTATTCACTTATTGAAAGGAGAAATTATGCGTCCGACACGTTTACTTGCCTGCCTCGGTTTATCATTGAGTCTGGCTTTCCCGGTAGCGGCCTCCGCTGCAGAAGAGGTCAATTTATATTCAGCACGAATAGAAAGCCTGATTAAGCCGATATTAGACCGATTTACTGAGCAAACCGGCATTAATGTCAACCTTGTTACAGGTAACGCTGACCAACTCATCAGCCGGTTAAAAACGGAGGGCCGTAATTCACCGGCAGATATGCTGATCACCACCGATGCTGGCCGCTTACATCGTGCCAAGGAAGCTGGCGTTGTCCAACCAGTCTCTTCCGACATCTTGGCTGAGCGTATTCCTGAAGCGTATCGCGATCCAGATAATCAGTGGTTTGGCTTATCATTACGCGCCCGGCCAATCATGTATGTCGAAGGTGAAGTTGATCCTGCCGAGCTGTCAACATACGAAGATCTGGCTGACCCAAAATGGCAAAAACAAATTTGTATTCGCTCATCAAGTAATATTTACAATCAATCCTTGGTTGCCTCTTTGATTGAAGCGAATGGTCCTGAGGCTACTGAGAGTTGGGCTAAGGGTTTAGTCAATAATATGGCGAGACCACCGCAAGGCGGGGATCGAGATCAAATCAAAGCCGCCGCCGCTGGTCAATGTAAACTGGCTGTCGCCAATACCTACTACCTCGCCGGCATGATGAACAGCACGGATGTCAGCGAACAGGAAGCCGCCAGTAAAATTCGCGTTTTCTGGCCAAATCAGGCGGATCGCGGCACCCATGTGAATGTTTCTGGTGCAGCGATTACCAAAGCAGCGCAAAACCGTGACAATGCCATCAAACTGCTTGAGTTTTTAACCTCTGACGAAGCCCAACACTGGTATGCTGAGGTAAATGGTGAATACCCTGTTGTCGCTGATATTGAAAGTAGCGAATTGCTGCAACAATGGGGAAATTTCAAAGCAGATGATTTGAACATGTCGGTTTTAGGTGAAAATAATGCCGATGCTGTTAAGCTCATGGACCGCGCTGGTTGGCAATAATGACTGTAGCACGTAAAGTTGGCAACTTTGCCGTAATGCCTGCGTGCTGATGTCTAAAAACCAATCTTCATCCTTATATCGCAACGCCGTCATCCTGACGGCGTTGCTGCTTGCATTACCTGTTATTGTCGTACTGACCTTTGTTTTTGTGCCTAGCGGCGAGGTGTGGGCACATTTAGCCAGTACGGTACTTGATGATTATATCCAGCACTCGCTGTTACTTATGCTGGGGGTTAGCATTGGCACATTACTACTCGGTGTTAGCACTGCCTGGCTAACGACCATGTGCCAATTCCCTGGTCGCAGCGTGTTCGAATGGGCGTTGTTGCTGCCAATGGCCATGCCTGCTTATATTATTGCCTACACCTATACCGGTATGCTGGACTTTTCCGGCCCTGTACAGACGGCTATCAGAGATCTGACCGGCTGGGGTTATGGTGATTATTGGTTTCCCCAGATTCGTTCATTAGGCGGTGCCATTGTTATGCTCACATTGGTACTCTATCCGTATGTCTATTTGCTCAGTCGGGCGGCTTTTTTAAATCAATCCATTTGCGTACTGGATGTCAGCCGTACGCTAGGTAATGGCCCATGGCGGACTTTTTATAAAGTCGCACTGCCACTAGCCAGACCGGCGATTATTGCTGGTTTGTCTTTGGTATTAATGGAAACCTTGGCCGATTTTGGAACGGTTCAATATTTTGGTGTCAGCACCTTTACAACCGGCATCTTTCGAACCTGGTTTGGACTTGGCAGTGCCGCCGCGGCAGCACAATTGGCAGCAGGGTTGATGGTGTTTGTGTTTGCCTTGATTATTTTAGAACGCCTTTCCAGACGCCAAGCGCGATACCATCATACCAGCCGACGACATCAAGATCTGCGCCGCTATATTTTGCAGGGAAACCGTGCCATGGGGGCATTTGGGCTGTGTCTGCTAATCCTGCTGTTCGGCTTTTTGCTACCGGCAACGCAATTAGCTAGCTGGACATGGCAAGTTGCTGGCAGCATACTCAATGCACAATTCCTAGATATGTTACTAAATAGCCTGCAATTAGCGGCGATTGCTGCCATGCTGGCCTTGCTCATTGCATTGGCCATGGCCTATGGACAACGGCTTTATCCAAGCCGAAGTGTCCGATTTGCTGTGCGTTTGGCAGGCATGGGCTATGCTGTTCCCGGTGCGGTCATCGCCGTTGGTGTCATGATTCCCTTCGCTTGGCTCGATAATACGCTGGATAGCTGGTTACGCGACAACTGGTCGATTTCCAGCGGTTTGTTATTGAGCGGCACCTTGGTCGCCGTGACTTTTGCCTATTTATGTCGTTTTCTGGCTGTCGCCCTACAAACGGTGGAAAGCGGGCTGGGAAAGATTACGCCCGCCATGGATGAGGTAGGAAGATCATTGGGTTATCAGCCAATGCAGGCACTTAAAAAAATTCATGTGCCATTATTGCAAGGGAGTCTGCTAACGGCATTACTGCTTGTATTTGTCGATGTGTTGAAAGAACTGCCTGCCACACTGATTTTACGGCCTTTTAATTTTAATACGCTCGCTGTCAGAGCTTATGAACTCGCTTCTGATGAACGACTTGCCGAGGCCGCACCCGCCGCATTGGCAATTGTCGTCGCGGGTATTATTCCGGTCATTTTACTGAGCCGAACCATCACCCGAAGCCGGCGTATTGCCAACCACGTTGATGCCAATTTAAGGGAGACTGATGCCTAACCAACTTACCTTGAAAGATGTCAGTATTGCCTATGGCGATCACGTCGTGGCAAACCGCATTTCTTTTTCGCTTAACGTCGGGGAGATTGGCTGTCTACTTGGCCCGTCAGGTTGCGGTAAAACTTCTTTGCTGCGGGCAATTGCCGGATTTGAACCCATTCAGACTGGCACGATTAACCTAGATGGCAAACAAGTCAGCCAGCCAAATCAACATTTGCCACCTGAACAACGCAGAATTGGCATGGTATTTCAGGATTTCGCCTTATTTCCACACCTGACGGTTGCCGACAATATCGGCTTTGGCTTACACAAGCTGACTCGTCAGGCACGTACGGAACGCGTTGAAACCCTATTGAACCTGATTGGGCTGTCAGAAGCACGCAAACAATATCCGCATCAATTGTCAGGTGGCCAACAACAACGTGTCGCGTTGGCTCGGGCGATGGCACCACGTCCCGATATTTTACTTTTGGACGAGCCTTTTTCGAGCATGGACTCCGATTTACGCGAGCAATTAGCCCGCGAAGTTCGCCACTTACTGCAACAGGATGGTATCACCGCTATCCTGGTTACCCACGACCAAAACGAAGCTTTTGCCATGGCCGACCAGATTGGCGTGTTGGGAAATGGAGAGCTACACCAATGGGGTACGGGTTACGAACTGTATCATCAACCCGCCGATTTGTTCGTTGCTGACTTTATTGGTCAGGGTGCCTTAATACCCGGAGAAATTATCGGGCCGGATCAAATTCGTACCGAGTTAGGCATCGTTACCGGCCAGATAGCGGCAGATCATATCCAGCAAAACACGGTGGATTTATTACTTCGACCCGATGATGTTATTCACGACGATGACAGCCCGCTAAAAGCGCAAATTATTAATCGGGCATTTCGCGGTGCGGTCTATCTCTACACACTGAAACTGGCCTCAGGACAACTGATATATTGTCTGGTACAAAGCCACCATCAACACAATATTGGCGAAAAGCTGGGTATTCGGCTTGAAGCCGCGCATTTGCCGGTGTTTCGACGTCAGTGATCGACTTGTTTGGAAGTTTTACCGACAGCCTTCACATTACGCCATCGACGATGGGCAATATGCAATAAGCGCTGGAATGTCTCGCAGGACAAATGTTCTGCCGCTGGGCACATGGCAGCATGGCGCAAACCATCTCGCATAGCTGCCATTTCATTGATTTGTTTATCCAGCTCATTGGCTTTATTCAATAAAATTTCCCGGTTTATTGTGACGCCTTCAGGAAGCAACATCTGACTGATTTCTGCAAGAGTGAGTCCGGCTTTTTTTCCTAAGGTAATTAAAGCAAGTCGTTGAATAACGCCATCATCAAACACGCGTCGCAAGCCTTGACGGCCGATGGCGTGAATCAAGCCTTTTTCCTCATAGAAACGTAATGTCGATGCGGGAATACGCGTTCGTTTTACTACCTCGCCTATATCCAATGTTTATCCTTGACTTCAAGTTAACTTGAAGTAATAGCATGCACTTTACGCAGAGTTTAAATCAATACGAGAAAGGAGTTCAGAATGTGGGATGAACGATACAGCGGCAAAAATTATGCCTATGGCACAGAGCCGAATGATTTTTTAAAAGAGAAGTTCAGCGAACTGCCAAAGGGAAATGTGTTGTGTTTAGCAGAAGGTGAAGGTCGTAATGCCGTGTTTTTGGCTGAACAAGGCTTTGCTGTCACTGCCGTTGATTTATCCGCCGTGGGATTAGACAAAGCCCGTTCCCTTGCGGCATCCCGCGGCGTGCCATTGATACTGATACACGCGGATTTGGCGGAGTTTGATCTGGGCTTGAATCAGTGGGACGGCATTGTCTCGATTTTTTGTGCACTGCCATCCCCGATAAGACGCCGTATGCACAAACAGGTAGTCAACGCCTTGAAGCCCGGAGGCAGTATCATAATAGAAGCCTATACCCCGCAACAGGTGGAAAATAATACCGGTGGCGGTAAAGATCCCGATCAGATGCAAACCATATTGTCACTTAAACAAGAACTGTCTGGCTTATCATTTACTCACTTGATTGAGAAACAACGTGATGTTAACGAAGGTATTTATCACACAGGACTCAGCGCTATCGTCCAGGCCATCGCCTTCAAGGATCCAGATATTACCTAAACGCTATTGATCTAAACGGTTAAGTAATGCTTCTGGTTTGACAATAAATATATGCCAAAACACCATGCAATACGCCGATTTCAGTTCGCGATATCGCGGCAAAACCGGCTGACACTATGTCAGTCACGATACGAACTCCTATTAGGCTTTCATGTCCCGTGGATAGTATTGATCTGAGAAGTCAGCTTCTGCCGGCATGAAACGAAAGGTCTCTCTGGACACAGTCATATGCTAAGCGACACTCTTTTACGTAACGTCGATTTGGCACGCTTCAGAAAATCGCGCATCAGTCGGTTACGCGGATGCAGTCCTTGAATTGATTGGCATCGTCAAAACGTGATTTAGTCAGTGCTAATAATGAGTTTGACATCATGCTGCCCTTTTTGGCCATTTACGGCATTATTCGATATTTTGGATCTGTTCGCGCATTTGTTCAATTAGCACTTTTAAATCAACCGCATAGCGCGTTGTGGCAGTATCGATCGATTTTGATCCTAAGGTATTGGCTTCGCGATTAAGTTCTTGCATTAAAAAGTCCAATCGTCTGCCAACAGGGCCCTGCCGAGACAAAATATTCTGCACTTCGCTGATATGACTCTCAAGCCTGTCCAGCTCCTCTGCAACATCGCTTTTCTGAGCCAATAGCGCCACTTCTTGTGCTAACCGCTCACTATCCAGCTCGACTTGTAAATCCTGCAGGCGTTGCAGCAGTTTTTCATGATGTCTGGTCAAAATTTCGGGCAACAGTTGCCGGACATCCCTGGCAATATTGCCAATATCCTGACAACGCTGCTGTAATAACACTGCCAGTGACGCCCCTTCTCGCCGTCTGGTATCAATAAAATCGGTCAGTGTCTGTTTCAGGCACTGCAAAGCTTGTTCATGCAGGATTGCCATATCGACATCTGGTTGTTTGAGAATCCCCGGCCATTGTAATAGTTTTAACGGATCAATCGGGGTCGATGCGGCTGTCATGGCAGCTAGTTGGCGACTGGCATTGACTACGGCGCTGGCCAGTTTTTCATCGATCTCCAGCGCTTGTTCTCCCTGATGGGCAGGTTGAAAACGTAAAATTGCTTCTACTTTGCCACGACTGATTTCGGCAGACATCACTTTTCTGACTGCTATTTCCAGCGGTCGAAACGACTCATCCATGCGCAGACTCAATTCGAGATAACGGTGATTTACACTTCTTATCTCCCAACTGAGCACACCACTATCTAAAACCATTTCATGGCGAGCAAACGCCGTCATACTTAGTGTCACAACCAAAATCCTTGTTTATTTTTAAGATAGGTATGGTACCGAATATGATGGGCAAAACCCATCATGAAAAAGATTGTCAGTATAATGGGCTGTTTTTTTAAGAGGATTGAATTTATGCGTCCCAGCGGTCGTTTACCGGACCAGTTACGCGACATCACCATCAGCAGACATTACACCAAACATGCTGAAGGATCGGTGCTCATTGCTTTTGGCGATACCAAAGTATTGTGTACGGCCAGTATTGAAGAAAAAATACCGCCTTTTTTACGCGGCACGGGTGAAGGCTGGGTAACAGCAGAGTACGGTATGTTGCCACGTTCTACCGGCTCACGCATGCAACGTGAAGCAACTCGCGGCAAACAAGGTGGACGCACCATGGAAATCCAACGGTTAATTGGCCGTTCCTTGCGGGCTGCCATTGACCTGAAAGCACTTGGCGAGCGCACTATTACCATTGATTGCGATGTTATTCAGGCTGATGGCGGGACTCGAACCGCGTCAATCACAGGCGCCTTTGTCGCGCTGCAGGATGCCATTGATTACCTCATCAAAAACCGCAAACTTAAAAAAAGCCCCTTGCACGGTCAGGTTGCTTCTGTTTCTGTTGGTATCTATGAGGGAACGCCAGTGCTCGATTTAGATTACCCGGAAGACTCCAGTGCGGAGACCGATATGAATGTGGTGATGAATGATGCCGGTGCTTTCATCGAACTACAAGGCACGGCTGAGGGCCATGCTTTTCGTCGAGAGGAGCTACAAGCGATGCTGGAACTCGCAGATAAAGGCATTCAGACCTTAATGACAAAGCAACGTGAGGCACTCTCCGCGTGACTCAAATCGTGCTAGCCAGTAGTAATAAAGGAAAGCTGAGAGAATTGTCTCAGCTTCTCTCACCACTTGGCTTCGAATTATTAGCGCAATCAGAGTTAGGCGTTGACGATGCTGACGAAACCGGACTCAGCTTTGTCGAAAATGCCATCATCAAAGCACGCCATGCCGCTCAGATAACCGGTTTACCGGCACTGGCTGATGACTCTGGCCTTGAAATTGATGCTTTGCATGGCGCGCCGGGCATTTACTCTTCACGATATGCTGGAGAATCAGCGTCAGATGCTGAAAATATCAACAAAGTGTTGGCAGCATTACGCGAGGTCCCAGAAACTGAGCGAACGGCAAGGTTTCAATGCATTTTAGTCTTTATGCGTCATGCCGCTGATCCCACTCCCTTGATTTGTCAGGGCAGCTGGCAAGGGCAAATTCTGACCGAACCGGTTGGGGATGGTGGCTTCGGTTACGATCCAATCTTTCGGGTTACAGAAACAGATAGCAGCGCGGCAGAACTGAGCCCTGAACAAAAACAAGCGATCAGTCATCGTGGTAAAGCGTTAAGGCAGTTTCTAGAAGCGTTTCAATACGCCAGACATTTGCCCTGATCACGCACCTCGCTCTGGGTATGTTTCATTTCACTACACTGCCGCCGCTGAGCTTATACATTCATGTGCCTTGGTGTGTCCGCAAATGCCCTTATTGCGACTTTAATTCTCATCATGCACGTGACACGCTTCCTGAAAAAGCCTATGTTCAGGCTCTGCTAGCAGATCTCGAACAAGAACTGCCGCTTATTTGGGGAAGAACGGTTAACAGCATTTTTATCGGTGGCGGCACGCCAAGCCTGTTTTCTGCTGAAGCTTATGAT
The genomic region above belongs to Methylophaga frappieri and contains:
- a CDS encoding YicC/YloC family endoribonuclease → MTLSMTAFARHEMVLDSGVLSWEIRSVNHRYLELSLRMDESFRPLEIAVRKVMSAEISRGKVEAILRFQPAHQGEQALEIDEKLASAVVNASRQLAAMTAASTPIDPLKLLQWPGILKQPDVDMAILHEQALQCLKQTLTDFIDTRRREGASLAVLLQQRCQDIGNIARDVRQLLPEILTRHHEKLLQRLQDLQVELDSERLAQEVALLAQKSDVAEELDRLESHISEVQNILSRQGPVGRRLDFLMQELNREANTLGSKSIDTATTRYAVDLKVLIEQMREQIQNIE
- the gmk gene encoding guanylate kinase, with product MSGNLFIVAAPSGAGKTSLVNALVSTQPQVRLSVSHTTRPARAGEIDGQDYHFVDMATFGQMRDAGEFMESANVFDNFYGTSASAVQAQLLQGFDVILEIDWQGAQQVRNNFADSHSVFILPPSKATLEQRLRHRGQDDEATISRRMRDAEREISHYVEFDYLIVNDDFDTALHSLTAIVVAARHQQRHQVNQYQSLLAELLA
- a CDS encoding Fe(3+) ABC transporter substrate-binding protein, coding for MRPTRLLACLGLSLSLAFPVAASAAEEVNLYSARIESLIKPILDRFTEQTGINVNLVTGNADQLISRLKTEGRNSPADMLITTDAGRLHRAKEAGVVQPVSSDILAERIPEAYRDPDNQWFGLSLRARPIMYVEGEVDPAELSTYEDLADPKWQKQICIRSSSNIYNQSLVASLIEANGPEATESWAKGLVNNMARPPQGGDRDQIKAAAAGQCKLAVANTYYLAGMMNSTDVSEQEAASKIRVFWPNQADRGTHVNVSGAAITKAAQNRDNAIKLLEFLTSDEAQHWYAEVNGEYPVVADIESSELLQQWGNFKADDLNMSVLGENNADAVKLMDRAGWQ
- a CDS encoding helix-turn-helix domain-containing protein; translation: MDIGEVVKRTRIPASTLRFYEEKGLIHAIGRQGLRRVFDDGVIQRLALITLGKKAGLTLAEISQMLLPEGVTINREILLNKANELDKQINEMAAMRDGLRHAAMCPAAEHLSCETFQRLLHIAHRRWRNVKAVGKTSKQVDH
- the rph gene encoding ribonuclease PH yields the protein MRPSGRLPDQLRDITISRHYTKHAEGSVLIAFGDTKVLCTASIEEKIPPFLRGTGEGWVTAEYGMLPRSTGSRMQREATRGKQGGRTMEIQRLIGRSLRAAIDLKALGERTITIDCDVIQADGGTRTASITGAFVALQDAIDYLIKNRKLKKSPLHGQVASVSVGIYEGTPVLDLDYPEDSSAETDMNVVMNDAGAFIELQGTAEGHAFRREELQAMLELADKGIQTLMTKQREALSA
- a CDS encoding ABC transporter ATP-binding protein, with the translated sequence MPNQLTLKDVSIAYGDHVVANRISFSLNVGEIGCLLGPSGCGKTSLLRAIAGFEPIQTGTINLDGKQVSQPNQHLPPEQRRIGMVFQDFALFPHLTVADNIGFGLHKLTRQARTERVETLLNLIGLSEARKQYPHQLSGGQQQRVALARAMAPRPDILLLDEPFSSMDSDLREQLAREVRHLLQQDGITAILVTHDQNEAFAMADQIGVLGNGELHQWGTGYELYHQPADLFVADFIGQGALIPGEIIGPDQIRTELGIVTGQIAADHIQQNTVDLLLRPDDVIHDDDSPLKAQIINRAFRGAVYLYTLKLASGQLIYCLVQSHHQHNIGEKLGIRLEAAHLPVFRRQ
- a CDS encoding ABC transporter permease, with the translated sequence MSKNQSSSLYRNAVILTALLLALPVIVVLTFVFVPSGEVWAHLASTVLDDYIQHSLLLMLGVSIGTLLLGVSTAWLTTMCQFPGRSVFEWALLLPMAMPAYIIAYTYTGMLDFSGPVQTAIRDLTGWGYGDYWFPQIRSLGGAIVMLTLVLYPYVYLLSRAAFLNQSICVLDVSRTLGNGPWRTFYKVALPLARPAIIAGLSLVLMETLADFGTVQYFGVSTFTTGIFRTWFGLGSAAAAAQLAAGLMVFVFALIILERLSRRQARYHHTSRRHQDLRRYILQGNRAMGAFGLCLLILLFGFLLPATQLASWTWQVAGSILNAQFLDMLLNSLQLAAIAAMLALLIALAMAYGQRLYPSRSVRFAVRLAGMGYAVPGAVIAVGVMIPFAWLDNTLDSWLRDNWSISSGLLLSGTLVAVTFAYLCRFLAVALQTVESGLGKITPAMDEVGRSLGYQPMQALKKIHVPLLQGSLLTALLLVFVDVLKELPATLILRPFNFNTLAVRAYELASDERLAEAAPAALAIVVAGIIPVILLSRTITRSRRIANHVDANLRETDA
- the rdgB gene encoding RdgB/HAM1 family non-canonical purine NTP pyrophosphatase, producing the protein MTQIVLASSNKGKLRELSQLLSPLGFELLAQSELGVDDADETGLSFVENAIIKARHAAQITGLPALADDSGLEIDALHGAPGIYSSRYAGESASDAENINKVLAALREVPETERTARFQCILVFMRHAADPTPLICQGSWQGQILTEPVGDGGFGYDPIFRVTETDSSAAELSPEQKQAISHRGKALRQFLEAFQYARHLP
- a CDS encoding SAM-dependent methyltransferase; this translates as MWDERYSGKNYAYGTEPNDFLKEKFSELPKGNVLCLAEGEGRNAVFLAEQGFAVTAVDLSAVGLDKARSLAASRGVPLILIHADLAEFDLGLNQWDGIVSIFCALPSPIRRRMHKQVVNALKPGGSIIIEAYTPQQVENNTGGGKDPDQMQTILSLKQELSGLSFTHLIEKQRDVNEGIYHTGLSAIVQAIAFKDPDIT